In the Victivallis sp. Marseille-Q1083 genome, one interval contains:
- the recJ gene encoding single-stranded-DNA-specific exonuclease RecJ, with translation MGVKKWKSSCQNLETGVDHLMRQLSLPHPIALYFAARGVKESAVVDFLNPKLAGFSDPYRFPGIRDAARRLWDAIFSKEPILIHGDYDTDGITATALLSLVLRGNGAIVHSFIPHRFDDGYGFTPESLQKALSTIGSCKVLVTVDCGITSCDAVADAVNLGIDTIITDHHEAGPELPKALAVINPKIYPELEDLQVLSGAGVAFKLSHAFIKYGRENNLGGFNTRLEDVLDYVALGTVADIVPLLGENRIMVKYGIEILKKQFRPGIRALIESSRLHNDLAPSDITFKLAPRINAAGRVGDANIAMSLLESENIVEAYQFASRLEEYNRIRQEKEQEIYQEAKARIEASGQSDNYALLVAGSNWHQGVIGIVASRLARDYNRPTIVLTIQDGQAYGSGRSIGSLNLVEVLSKTSHLLDRFGGHPMAVGIGLQAERIPAFHEALEKYVREQLNAEDLEEYIAYDGDTELEEVNPEFFRYLNLLAPFGHSNPKPVYRFNELEVVKCYPVGHRHTRGLLRNRKQGQIEFIAFNMLPQEFTGKMLDVLATPQLNNYYSVNRPQLNIIDVQNSY, from the coding sequence ATGGGCGTAAAAAAATGGAAGTCGTCCTGTCAAAATCTTGAGACTGGTGTTGACCATCTGATGCGTCAGTTGTCGCTGCCGCATCCGATCGCGCTTTACTTTGCCGCTCGCGGTGTCAAGGAAAGTGCGGTAGTCGACTTTTTAAACCCAAAATTGGCAGGGTTCAGTGATCCCTATCGGTTTCCCGGCATCAGAGATGCCGCGCGCCGGTTGTGGGACGCAATTTTCAGCAAGGAGCCGATCCTCATCCACGGCGACTACGACACCGACGGCATTACCGCCACCGCGTTGCTGTCGCTGGTTCTGCGCGGCAACGGCGCGATCGTGCACTCATTCATCCCGCATCGTTTCGACGATGGCTATGGCTTCACGCCGGAATCGCTTCAGAAGGCATTGAGCACGATCGGCAGTTGCAAGGTATTGGTGACGGTGGACTGCGGCATCACCAGTTGCGACGCGGTAGCCGATGCGGTCAACCTGGGCATCGACACGATCATCACCGACCATCACGAAGCCGGTCCGGAGCTGCCGAAGGCGCTGGCGGTGATCAATCCGAAAATTTATCCGGAGCTCGAAGACCTGCAGGTGCTTTCCGGCGCCGGCGTCGCCTTCAAGCTGTCGCATGCCTTCATCAAATATGGCCGGGAAAATAATCTGGGCGGCTTCAACACCCGGTTGGAGGATGTGCTGGATTATGTCGCGCTGGGCACGGTGGCCGACATCGTGCCGCTGCTCGGCGAAAACCGCATCATGGTCAAATACGGCATCGAAATCCTGAAAAAACAGTTCCGCCCCGGCATCCGGGCGCTGATCGAGAGTTCGCGCTTGCACAATGACCTGGCGCCGTCGGACATCACTTTCAAACTGGCGCCGCGCATCAATGCCGCCGGCCGGGTCGGCGACGCCAATATCGCGATGAGCCTCCTGGAGTCGGAAAATATCGTCGAAGCCTATCAGTTCGCCTCCCGGCTCGAAGAGTACAACCGGATCCGCCAGGAGAAGGAACAGGAAATTTACCAGGAAGCCAAGGCCCGCATCGAAGCCAGCGGCCAGAGCGACAATTATGCGCTGCTGGTGGCCGGCAGCAACTGGCATCAGGGGGTGATCGGCATCGTCGCCTCCCGCCTGGCCCGTGATTACAACCGGCCGACGATCGTGCTGACGATTCAGGACGGTCAGGCTTACGGCTCCGGCCGCAGCATCGGTTCGCTGAATCTGGTCGAGGTGTTGAGCAAGACCAGCCATCTGCTGGACCGTTTCGGCGGTCATCCGATGGCGGTCGGCATCGGCCTGCAGGCGGAGCGGATTCCCGCTTTTCACGAAGCGCTGGAAAAATACGTGCGGGAGCAGTTGAACGCCGAGGATCTGGAAGAGTATATCGCCTACGACGGCGATACGGAGCTGGAAGAGGTCAATCCGGAATTCTTCCGGTATTTGAACCTGCTGGCGCCGTTCGGCCACAGCAATCCGAAGCCGGTCTACCGGTTCAACGAACTGGAAGTGGTGAAATGCTACCCGGTCGGGCACCGACACACCCGCGGCCTGCTGCGCAACCGCAAGCAGGGGCAGATCGAATTCATCGCTTTCAACATGCTGCCGCAGGAATTCACCGGAAAAATGCTCGATGTGCTGGCGACGCCGCAGTTGAACAACTATTACAGCGTCAATCGGCCGCAGTTGAACATCATCGACGTCCAGAACAGTTACTGA
- a CDS encoding YdbL family protein, giving the protein MRRHGYSRLIAGAALTLLFCGGTLYALPQEVRETNNVLFSTAREDMNSQAIKERMKQRLSQVVKWKKSGQVGETYDGYLALVDPAKIDAKTLPQMELLIAQENRDRQAVYQAIAKSQQTTVALVGQRRALQIADDAPKGEWFRDAKGGWSAKKTDPKKK; this is encoded by the coding sequence ATGAGACGACATGGTTACAGCCGCTTGATTGCCGGGGCCGCATTGACGCTGCTGTTCTGCGGCGGGACGCTTTATGCGCTGCCGCAGGAGGTCAGGGAAACCAATAACGTATTGTTTTCGACGGCCAGGGAGGATATGAACAGCCAGGCGATCAAGGAGCGGATGAAGCAGCGCCTGTCCCAGGTCGTCAAGTGGAAAAAATCCGGCCAGGTCGGAGAGACTTACGACGGTTATCTGGCGCTGGTCGATCCGGCGAAAATCGACGCCAAGACGCTGCCGCAGATGGAACTGCTGATCGCGCAGGAAAATCGCGACCGCCAGGCCGTCTATCAGGCGATCGCCAAAAGCCAGCAGACGACGGTGGCATTGGTTGGCCAGCGCCGGGCGCTGCAAATTGCCGACGACGCACCGAAGGGTGAATGGTTCCGCGACGCCAAGGGGGGCTGGTCTGCCAAAAAGACGGACCCGAAAAAGAAGTAA
- a CDS encoding YnbE family lipoprotein, with the protein MVVGGCWSSHQIQTQSEVDVKPIEIKPIHITLDINIKVDRALDDFFGDLDEEAIEIPETDGGSK; encoded by the coding sequence CTGGTGGTCGGCGGCTGTTGGAGCAGCCACCAGATCCAGACGCAGAGCGAAGTCGATGTCAAACCCATTGAAATCAAACCGATCCATATTACCTTGGACATCAACATCAAGGTCGATCGGGCGCTGGATGATTTCTTTGGCGACCTGGATGAGGAAGCGATTGAAATACCCGAAACAGATGGAGGAAGCAAATGA
- a CDS encoding YdbH domain-containing protein → MIKRFLKALSAGWRRILRGRWLPWGMAFLAFGCFLVYCCLPGWIERYGLPRLAVALGVKALRGEVRQLSFSRLDLGEVEILTGNETVLRIPALQVNFDWSPGGTLDIEAVRIVGAALQVRYEQGRWRIPGLYPELMTRFSAAAPAEPEAGSAFRWRVRQIRLEYCTLKLHWDDEAFEIPLNAELRLPGQSEDSWRLRFDLRCMSDQVRGEAVYRPAGRELQVNAAGQLRLSRYRELFGRFGDWTPEGGGSFQCGLVYAPEKLEAICRFPALRLALRDFRLGNAGEAPAELQLSGQPGQLDWALRNWRFSSPYGSLQLPEISGGLAAGETETVLEGRLNAEMLCLERWPLPLESDFAVRLPHDRRALTASAQMRSAEFPELAATLSVSGDLARPAPAWQVRAALKQHTALRHRWRVAGYSGELDIAASGVEVTGAYQAGDWQAGLSLSVDSPQLAVRQLPGIRRITAGNLCLEGSAAGQGSVPERFGFAGGLTDLRLRPLGVTVGAVNASLSRTVADGEAMTGSVTFDRVGWRNWQSGNWTVALQARPGGFRFDGVATIGQLPGWRLTQRGTFQYAPALQIDAEIDMPSWALPDAGLCRELLPGLPDGQWSGRLALNGRYCWGLGHNEGELSLQLTDGALNLPGPGIAADGVALSLSLPLLPQLISNRPQRLTCRQVKAAGWTFDDILVDFQLESESFFLENLQLKCCDGNVYTHALRFHYRDPRVRAALYCDHLNLARLINQLGVAGAAGDGTLYGRIPFTFDSGGLQVEPGFLYSEPGIASHLELDGLEPLLAGLPEGTAEYTQLDLAAEALKKFDYQWAKLEFAAVDEDLAVALKLDGKPAGILPFRFDERAGRFVRVNTVGSLFQGIRLDVNSRIPLNKLIKFNQKFQNLTEMMK, encoded by the coding sequence ATGATAAAACGGTTTCTCAAAGCACTTTCTGCCGGCTGGCGGCGGATTCTCCGGGGGCGCTGGCTGCCATGGGGGATGGCGTTTCTGGCGTTCGGCTGTTTTCTGGTCTATTGCTGCCTGCCCGGCTGGATCGAGCGGTACGGTTTGCCGCGTCTGGCGGTGGCGCTCGGCGTCAAGGCGCTGCGCGGTGAAGTCCGGCAATTGAGTTTCAGCCGGCTGGATCTCGGCGAGGTGGAAATTCTGACCGGCAATGAAACCGTCCTGCGCATTCCGGCGCTGCAGGTCAATTTCGATTGGTCGCCCGGGGGGACGCTCGACATCGAAGCCGTCCGGATTGTCGGAGCGGCGCTGCAGGTGCGTTATGAGCAGGGGCGGTGGCGCATTCCGGGATTGTATCCGGAGCTGATGACGCGATTTTCCGCCGCCGCTCCGGCGGAGCCGGAAGCCGGGAGTGCTTTCCGCTGGCGGGTCCGGCAGATTCGGCTGGAATATTGCACGCTGAAATTGCACTGGGATGACGAAGCGTTTGAAATTCCGCTGAATGCCGAACTGCGGCTGCCCGGTCAATCGGAGGACAGTTGGCGTTTGCGCTTCGATTTGCGCTGCATGTCCGATCAGGTGAGGGGCGAAGCTGTCTACCGGCCGGCCGGCCGGGAGCTGCAGGTCAATGCCGCCGGACAGTTGCGTCTTTCCCGTTACCGGGAGTTGTTCGGGCGTTTCGGCGACTGGACGCCGGAGGGCGGCGGCTCCTTTCAATGCGGACTGGTTTATGCGCCGGAAAAACTGGAGGCCATCTGCCGCTTTCCCGCTCTGCGGCTGGCGTTGCGGGATTTCCGGCTTGGGAATGCCGGTGAAGCGCCGGCGGAGCTGCAATTGTCCGGCCAGCCCGGCCAGCTCGATTGGGCGCTGCGCAACTGGCGGTTTTCCTCGCCGTACGGCAGTTTGCAGTTGCCGGAAATTTCCGGCGGGTTGGCGGCCGGGGAAACGGAAACTGTGCTGGAGGGCCGGCTGAACGCGGAAATGCTCTGCCTGGAGCGGTGGCCGCTGCCGTTGGAATCCGACTTTGCAGTGCGTCTGCCGCATGACCGCCGGGCCTTGACTGCTTCGGCGCAAATGCGGTCGGCGGAATTCCCGGAACTTGCCGCCACGCTGTCTGTCAGTGGAGATTTGGCCCGGCCGGCTCCGGCCTGGCAGGTGCGGGCGGCACTGAAGCAGCATACGGCGCTGCGGCATCGCTGGCGGGTGGCCGGTTATTCCGGGGAACTTGACATCGCCGCCTCCGGGGTGGAGGTGACTGGGGCTTATCAAGCCGGCGACTGGCAGGCCGGATTGTCGCTCTCGGTCGATTCGCCGCAGCTCGCGGTGCGGCAGTTGCCCGGCATCCGTCGCATCACCGCCGGCAATCTGTGCCTGGAAGGCAGCGCGGCCGGGCAGGGGAGCGTGCCGGAGCGGTTCGGGTTCGCCGGCGGATTGACTGATTTGCGGCTGCGGCCGCTGGGGGTGACGGTCGGGGCGGTAAACGCTTCGCTGTCCCGAACGGTTGCCGATGGCGAAGCGATGACCGGTTCGGTGACGTTCGACCGTGTCGGCTGGCGCAACTGGCAGTCCGGCAACTGGACGGTGGCGCTGCAAGCCCGGCCCGGCGGTTTCCGGTTCGACGGCGTGGCGACGATCGGCCAGCTGCCCGGTTGGCGGCTGACGCAGCGCGGCACTTTTCAATATGCCCCCGCGCTGCAAATCGACGCGGAGATCGACATGCCGTCCTGGGCTCTGCCGGATGCCGGACTGTGCCGGGAGCTGTTGCCGGGGCTGCCGGACGGCCAATGGAGCGGCCGTCTGGCGCTGAACGGCCGGTATTGCTGGGGGCTGGGGCACAACGAAGGGGAACTGTCGCTGCAATTGACCGACGGTGCGCTGAATCTGCCCGGGCCGGGAATTGCCGCCGACGGGGTCGCACTGTCGCTGTCGCTGCCATTGTTGCCGCAGTTGATCAGCAATCGGCCGCAGCGGTTGACCTGCCGGCAGGTGAAAGCGGCCGGGTGGACGTTTGATGATATCCTGGTCGATTTTCAATTGGAATCGGAAAGTTTCTTCCTGGAAAATTTGCAATTGAAATGTTGCGATGGCAATGTTTATACGCATGCGCTGCGTTTTCATTATCGGGATCCCCGGGTGCGGGCGGCCCTGTACTGCGACCACCTGAATCTGGCGCGGTTGATCAACCAACTGGGCGTGGCCGGCGCGGCCGGCGACGGGACGCTGTATGGCCGGATTCCGTTCACGTTCGATTCCGGCGGGCTGCAGGTCGAGCCGGGATTTCTCTATTCCGAGCCGGGCATCGCCAGCCATCTGGAGCTGGATGGGTTGGAGCCGTTGCTGGCCGGCCTGCCGGAGGGGACGGCGGAATATACCCAGTTGGATTTGGCGGCGGAGGCGTTGAAGAAGTTCGATTACCAGTGGGCCAAACTGGAATTTGCCGCGGTCGATGAGGATCTGGCGGTGGCGTTGAAACTGGATGGCAAGCCGGCCGGCATATTGCCGTTCCGGTTTGACGAACGGGCCGGACGTTTCGTCCGGGTCAACACGGTTGGGTCGCTGTTTCAGGGCATTCGGCTGGATGTCAACAGCCGGATCCCTTTGAATAAACTGATTAAATTCAACCAGAAATTTCAAAACCTGACGGAGATGATGAAGTGA
- a CDS encoding carbon starvation protein A, whose protein sequence is MLLFLFGIILLIAGYFTYGKFIERILAPDHRDTPAKIHHDGVDFVVLPHWKNMLIQLLNIAGIGPVIGVILGIKFGAITFLIIPVGNVIGGAVHDFLSGMMSLRHDGANLPKLIRMTLGEIYYHFFSIFVIILLLLVVAVFINIPAQLIDGLNPTIHIFWLAVGAIFLYYIIATLFPVDKIIGSVYPFFGALLLIGTLMIFAVLLGEGFQRPELLTESASFKAGMIKEPIIPVLFVTIACGIISGFHATQSPIIARTMESEYQGRSSFYGMMIVEGVIAMIWAAAGMAIYNLFPSMMQNNPTSVLLKITDYFLGSQMGTVTVIGVIVLAITSGDTAMRSMRLSLAEMCGISQKSFSKRLMICLPLIAIVCGLLAWSNISAKTFGQLWNYFAWGNQVLAASTLMAATVWLVMQRKAGWVAVIPGMFMTFIVVSYILWVSPKHGGPVGVGLPLQIAYAIAGVVSLAFAVWAYRRGRGKRLQ, encoded by the coding sequence ATGTTGCTTTTCCTGTTCGGAATCATCTTGTTGATCGCCGGTTATTTTACTTACGGAAAATTCATCGAGCGGATTCTGGCTCCCGACCACCGGGACACCCCGGCCAAAATCCATCACGACGGCGTCGATTTCGTCGTGCTGCCGCACTGGAAAAATATGCTGATTCAACTGCTGAACATCGCCGGAATCGGACCGGTCATCGGCGTCATCCTCGGCATCAAATTCGGCGCGATCACCTTTTTGATCATTCCCGTCGGCAACGTCATCGGCGGCGCGGTGCACGATTTTCTCTCCGGCATGATGTCGCTGCGGCACGACGGCGCCAATTTGCCGAAGCTGATCCGGATGACGCTCGGTGAAATTTATTACCATTTTTTCTCGATTTTCGTCATCATTCTGCTGCTGCTGGTGGTGGCGGTATTCATCAACATTCCGGCTCAATTGATCGACGGGCTGAATCCGACGATCCATATTTTCTGGCTGGCGGTCGGCGCAATTTTCCTGTATTACATCATCGCGACGCTGTTCCCGGTCGATAAAATCATCGGTTCGGTTTATCCATTTTTCGGCGCCTTGCTGCTGATTGGTACGCTGATGATTTTTGCCGTCCTGCTCGGGGAAGGCTTTCAACGGCCGGAGCTGCTGACCGAATCGGCGTCCTTCAAAGCGGGAATGATCAAGGAACCGATCATCCCGGTGCTGTTCGTCACCATCGCCTGCGGCATCATTTCCGGTTTTCACGCCACCCAGTCGCCGATCATCGCCCGGACGATGGAATCGGAATACCAGGGGCGTTCCTCCTTTTACGGCATGATGATCGTCGAAGGCGTCATCGCGATGATCTGGGCGGCCGCCGGCATGGCGATTTACAACCTTTTCCCGTCCATGATGCAGAACAATCCGACCTCGGTTCTGCTGAAAATCACCGACTATTTCCTGGGCTCCCAAATGGGAACCGTCACCGTGATCGGAGTCATCGTCCTGGCGATTACTTCCGGCGATACGGCGATGCGCAGCATGCGGCTCAGCCTGGCGGAAATGTGCGGCATCAGCCAGAAATCGTTCAGCAAACGCCTGATGATCTGCCTGCCGCTGATCGCCATCGTCTGCGGACTGCTGGCCTGGTCGAACATCAGCGCCAAAACGTTCGGCCAGTTGTGGAACTACTTCGCCTGGGGCAACCAGGTGCTGGCGGCCTCCACGCTGATGGCAGCGACGGTCTGGCTGGTCATGCAGCGCAAGGCCGGCTGGGTGGCGGTCATCCCCGGCATGTTCATGACCTTCATCGTCGTCAGCTATATCCTGTGGGTATCGCCGAAACACGGCGGACCGGTCGGCGTCGGACTGCCGCTGCAGATCGCCTACGCGATCGCCGGAGTCGTCTCGCTCGCTTTCGCCGTCTGGGCATACCGGCGCGGCCGCGGCAAACGATTGCAGTAA
- a CDS encoding amidohydrolase family protein, whose product MMKIIDAHIHFSTSHHFNETAAAAGHENTVPHLSRVLRELQIVRTVVMGSGGKTPDDGISHALGPDLAGPVDVVDYNQPSFVAYCCGVDSATLTPRNVTASLADFERHLRCPACVGIKLYPGYNYFYPDDELYYSFYELAAVYDVPVVFHTGDTASSRALVKYSHPLQVDAVAVKFPQTTFVMAHYGNPWLVDATEVLAKNPNVFADLSGLATGHFDIESFCETYRAYLDQLRCWLAYLSDYEKVMYGSDWPLVNLYNYVELLRRVIPARHHESVFYRNARRIYRKLDALPEE is encoded by the coding sequence ATGATGAAAATAATCGATGCGCATATCCACTTCTCCACCTCTCACCATTTCAATGAAACCGCCGCCGCTGCCGGCCATGAAAATACCGTTCCCCACCTGAGCCGGGTGCTGCGGGAGCTGCAGATCGTCCGCACTGTGGTCATGGGGTCGGGGGGCAAGACGCCGGACGACGGTATCAGCCATGCGTTGGGACCGGACCTGGCCGGCCCGGTGGATGTCGTCGATTACAACCAGCCGTCGTTTGTCGCTTACTGCTGCGGGGTGGATAGCGCCACGCTGACGCCGCGGAATGTCACCGCTTCGCTCGCCGATTTCGAACGCCATCTGCGCTGTCCGGCCTGTGTCGGCATCAAGCTGTATCCGGGTTACAATTATTTCTATCCGGATGACGAACTCTATTATTCGTTCTATGAGTTGGCGGCGGTTTACGATGTGCCGGTCGTCTTCCATACCGGCGATACCGCCAGCAGCCGGGCGCTGGTGAAATATTCCCACCCGTTGCAGGTCGACGCCGTGGCGGTCAAATTTCCGCAGACCACCTTCGTCATGGCCCATTACGGCAATCCCTGGCTGGTGGATGCCACTGAAGTTCTGGCCAAGAATCCGAATGTTTTCGCCGATTTGTCCGGGCTGGCGACCGGCCATTTTGACATCGAATCGTTCTGCGAAACCTATCGCGCTTATCTCGATCAGCTTCGCTGCTGGCTGGCTTATCTGTCCGATTATGAAAAGGTCATGTACGGCTCCGATTGGCCGCTGGTCAACCTTTACAACTATGTAGAACTGCTGCGGCGGGTGATTCCGGCCCGGCATCACGAGTCGGTCTTTTACCGCAATGCCAGGCGCATCTACCGGAAACTGGACGCTTTGCCGGAGGAGTGA
- the deoC gene encoding deoxyribose-phosphate aldolase: protein MDLPNLPKLIDLSCVKTDIVMEDLRAMVALAKKHRFICCFAMPCYTAWLIEQLKDDQDIQVGGAVGFPSGADLTEAKVLTAERFVAAGCGELDMVINVGALKNRDYAMVSRDLEQVKAAAGERTLKVILEVACLTDDEIRKGSELAVRAGAAYVKTGTGWAKQPTTVEHIELIRDTIGDDAKIKAAGGIRTLRDIERMVAAGCSRFGIGIKSARNILKEAGLEA from the coding sequence ATGGATTTACCGAATTTGCCGAAACTGATCGATCTGAGCTGTGTGAAAACCGACATCGTCATGGAAGATCTGCGCGCAATGGTGGCCCTGGCGAAAAAACACCGCTTCATCTGCTGTTTCGCCATGCCTTGCTACACCGCCTGGCTGATCGAGCAATTGAAGGACGATCAGGACATCCAAGTCGGCGGAGCGGTCGGCTTTCCGTCCGGCGCCGACCTGACTGAAGCGAAAGTGCTGACGGCGGAACGTTTCGTCGCCGCCGGCTGCGGAGAACTGGACATGGTAATCAACGTCGGCGCACTGAAAAACCGGGATTATGCGATGGTGAGCCGCGACCTTGAGCAGGTGAAGGCGGCGGCCGGCGAACGCACCTTGAAGGTTATCCTCGAAGTGGCCTGCCTGACCGATGACGAAATCCGCAAAGGCAGTGAACTGGCCGTCCGGGCCGGCGCCGCCTACGTCAAAACCGGGACCGGCTGGGCCAAACAGCCGACCACGGTCGAACACATCGAACTGATCCGCGATACGATCGGCGACGACGCCAAAATCAAAGCCGCCGGCGGCATCCGGACGCTCCGGGATATCGAACGGATGGTCGCGGCCGGCTGTTCCCGTTTCGGAATCGGCATCAAATCGGCCAGAAATATTTTAAAGGAAGCTGGCCTGGAAGCATGA